The Lactobacillus sp. ESL0680 genome has a segment encoding these proteins:
- a CDS encoding HAD family hydrolase yields MIKLIATDMDGTWLTDAKTYDVDLFLREFKIMQERDIKFVVASGNQYENLVTRFPEVANQIYFVAENGALVAKGKQVIHTDSLSDSDLRTILQITHQYKEKAVVSGLLSAYVLDPESIEELRKYYHKITLVKDFEHLDDQVFKVTFDVAEAKMPQMLAELKRNYPNLGFVSGSAGSIDMSTKGMNKAVGLQYLSKKLGINPREMIAFGDSGNDVGMLKYVGRGYATGTALPSAKSAADRIIGSSNDSAVQKEIWHLLN; encoded by the coding sequence ATGATTAAGTTAATTGCAACAGATATGGATGGTACTTGGCTGACTGATGCCAAGACCTATGACGTCGACCTGTTTTTGCGCGAATTTAAGATTATGCAGGAACGTGATATTAAATTTGTAGTTGCGAGTGGTAATCAGTATGAAAATCTAGTAACTCGCTTTCCTGAAGTAGCGAATCAAATTTATTTTGTCGCTGAAAATGGGGCACTGGTTGCTAAAGGTAAGCAAGTAATTCATACCGATAGCTTATCTGATAGTGATTTGCGGACAATTTTGCAGATTACGCACCAATATAAAGAAAAAGCCGTTGTTTCTGGATTGCTCAGTGCATACGTACTAGATCCTGAATCGATTGAAGAATTGCGCAAGTACTATCACAAAATTACCCTAGTAAAAGACTTTGAGCACTTAGACGATCAGGTCTTTAAAGTTACTTTTGATGTCGCTGAAGCCAAAATGCCACAAATGTTAGCCGAACTGAAACGCAATTATCCTAATCTGGGCTTTGTTTCCGGTTCTGCCGGTTCGATTGACATGTCAACTAAAGGTATGAATAAAGCTGTCGGCTTACAGTATTTAAGTAAGAAACTCGGGATTAATCCGCGTGAGATGATTGCGTTTGGTGACAGTGGCAACGATGTTGGCATGCTTAAATATGTTGGTCGTGGTTACGCGACTGGCACAGCTTTGCCAAGTGCTAAAAGTGCCGCAGACCGAATTATTGGTTCCAGTAATGACAGTGCTGTCCAAAAAGAAATTTGGCACCTATTGAATTAA
- the pepT gene encoding peptidase T: protein MEYPNLLPRFLKYVQVNSRSDEHSTRFPSTKREEDFQKQVIMKDLQELGLSDVHYNQKSGCVIAEIPANITKDVPVMGFLAHSDTADFNSENVKPQIHENYDGHSKIQLGDSEFYLDPEVFPHLKNYQGQTIITASGDTLLGGDDKCGVSELVTFAEYLLAHPEIKHGKIRLAFTPDEEIGTGAEHFDVPEFGADFAFTVDGEAPGKLDWGTFSAAQFSLDIQGVNVHPAVAKGQMINAVQVGINFQNQLPQDEVPEETDGKQGFYHLMNFTGTVDNAHLDYIIRDFERDGLEKRKDLVKSIVAKMNDEFGAERIKLKMWDQYYNMADELAKHMDIVNLAREAYKAEGLTIDEDPVRGGTDGSQLTYMGLPCPNLFAGEENMHGRYEYAVLESMYKAVDVMVKMAELNAANH from the coding sequence ATGGAATATCCAAATTTGTTACCACGATTTTTAAAGTATGTACAGGTTAATTCACGCTCTGATGAGCATTCAACTCGTTTTCCATCAACGAAAAGAGAAGAAGATTTTCAAAAGCAGGTAATTATGAAGGACCTGCAGGAATTGGGATTAAGTGACGTTCATTATAACCAAAAGTCTGGCTGTGTAATCGCTGAAATTCCAGCTAATATTACTAAGGATGTACCTGTCATGGGCTTTTTGGCTCACAGTGATACCGCAGACTTTAATTCGGAAAACGTCAAGCCGCAAATCCATGAAAATTATGATGGTCATTCCAAAATTCAATTGGGTGACTCCGAATTTTATTTGGACCCAGAAGTTTTTCCGCATTTAAAAAATTATCAAGGACAAACAATTATTACTGCTTCCGGTGATACGTTGCTTGGCGGTGATGATAAGTGTGGTGTCTCTGAATTAGTGACTTTTGCGGAATATTTGCTTGCTCATCCGGAAATTAAGCACGGCAAGATTCGGCTTGCCTTTACGCCTGATGAAGAAATCGGTACGGGAGCCGAACACTTTGATGTTCCTGAATTTGGTGCTGATTTTGCCTTTACTGTCGACGGTGAAGCTCCCGGCAAGCTCGACTGGGGAACTTTTTCTGCAGCTCAATTTAGCCTTGATATTCAAGGAGTTAATGTGCACCCAGCTGTTGCCAAAGGACAAATGATTAACGCTGTTCAAGTTGGAATTAATTTCCAAAATCAATTGCCACAAGATGAAGTACCAGAAGAAACAGATGGTAAGCAAGGGTTTTATCATTTAATGAACTTTACGGGTACTGTTGATAATGCTCATTTGGATTATATTATCCGTGACTTTGAGCGTGATGGTCTTGAAAAGCGCAAGGATTTGGTTAAGTCAATTGTCGCTAAGATGAACGATGAATTTGGCGCTGAGCGGATTAAGCTCAAGATGTGGGATCAATATTATAACATGGCCGATGAACTGGCTAAACACATGGATATTGTTAATTTGGCCCGTGAAGCTTACAAGGCAGAAGGACTTACAATTGATGAAGATCCTGTTCGTGGGGGTACAGACGGCTCGCAATTAACTTATATGGGTTTGCCATGCCCTAATCTTTTTGCCGGTGAAGAAAACATGCACGGCCGTTATGAATATGCCGTTTTGGAATCAATGTATAAGGCTGTTGACGTAATGGTTAAGATGGCAGAATTGAATGCCGCTAACCATTAG
- the lepB gene encoding signal peptidase I, with translation MAKKGNKQNEEESLGKFILDVVVMMVVILGIFWLVFTYALSNDSVSGPSMQPTFENNDRLISVRHFEPKRNDVVVLKAPKAAQDVPGALYIKRVIGLPGDKLVSKNDKMYINGKLFKEPYLDNSLKKADNDAGQTYTNNFTYTVPKGYYWVMGDHRDISKDSHIFGPVKRSALVSKVVFRYWPFNKIQGF, from the coding sequence ATGGCAAAAAAAGGAAATAAACAAAACGAAGAAGAAAGTTTAGGGAAATTTATCCTTGACGTTGTAGTAATGATGGTTGTCATTTTAGGTATCTTTTGGCTGGTCTTCACCTATGCTCTGTCAAACGATAGTGTATCTGGTCCGTCAATGCAGCCAACGTTTGAAAATAATGACCGTTTGATATCTGTGCGGCACTTTGAACCTAAGCGCAATGATGTTGTTGTTTTAAAAGCACCTAAAGCCGCACAAGATGTCCCGGGCGCTCTTTACATCAAACGGGTTATTGGTCTACCTGGTGATAAATTAGTTTCCAAAAATGACAAAATGTACATCAATGGCAAGTTATTTAAAGAACCATATTTAGATAATAGTCTTAAAAAGGCTGACAACGACGCCGGACAAACCTACACAAACAATTTCACTTATACAGTTCCTAAGGGTTACTACTGGGTCATGGGCGATCACCGCGACATTTCCAAAGATTCACACATCTTTGGTCCTGTTAAAAGAAGTGCCCTGGTTAGCAAAGTTGTCTTTCGTTACTGGCCATTTAACAAAATTCAAGGATTTTAA
- a CDS encoding GntR family transcriptional regulator produces MEFKDNIPIYLQIKQYLYREIAVGKLQAGEKIPSVRNLALQLTVNVNTVQRALQQMNDEGILYTKRGEGNFVTEDTALLTQTKQNLINNELDKFVQSMNALGVTNDQLSSILANYLK; encoded by the coding sequence TTGGAATTTAAAGATAATATTCCTATTTATCTGCAGATCAAGCAATATCTTTACCGAGAAATTGCCGTAGGTAAACTGCAAGCCGGAGAAAAGATCCCGTCAGTTCGGAACTTGGCATTGCAATTAACGGTTAATGTTAATACGGTGCAGCGTGCTCTGCAACAGATGAATGATGAAGGAATTCTATATACCAAGCGTGGTGAAGGTAATTTTGTGACAGAAGATACCGCTTTACTGACGCAAACTAAGCAAAATTTAATTAATAATGAGTTGGACAAGTTTGTTCAGAGTATGAATGCTTTAGGAGTAACCAACGATCAACTTAGTTCAATTCTAGCTAATTATTTGAAGTAA
- a CDS encoding SAM-dependent methyltransferase, which translates to MTNFLDKINQLNRQIKHPAVNQQVAEINQIINKLDQHQVLETAPAKLGLLPDEVEAVLQQVGQEQDANLKVLNQLLNSLRQFLSIRYGLWSLPNLTTARLIKEQLHVTTALEIMAGNAYWSKALAEVQIKTIATDSLEWSKTSATGSKPAFDVVDLDAAQAIKQFANVDLVICSWAPNFTESDLLAVAAWKKYNPKSHLLFVGEKNGATNSPAFWQTMNLHHSPQLRKINQSFQSYDFINEQIFEIEHEI; encoded by the coding sequence ATGACAAATTTTTTAGACAAAATTAACCAATTAAACAGGCAAATTAAGCATCCAGCAGTCAATCAGCAGGTTGCAGAAATTAACCAAATTATCAATAAGTTAGACCAGCACCAAGTGTTAGAAACGGCTCCTGCCAAATTAGGCTTGTTGCCCGATGAAGTTGAAGCAGTTTTGCAGCAAGTGGGGCAGGAGCAGGACGCAAATCTCAAAGTATTAAACCAATTACTGAACAGCTTGCGGCAATTTTTATCAATTAGGTATGGTCTCTGGTCATTGCCCAATCTAACAACGGCGCGCTTAATTAAAGAACAATTGCATGTGACAACTGCACTAGAAATTATGGCAGGTAACGCATACTGGTCAAAGGCTTTGGCCGAGGTGCAAATCAAGACAATTGCGACTGATTCTTTAGAATGGTCTAAGACTTCGGCAACGGGAAGTAAACCAGCCTTTGATGTAGTAGACTTAGATGCAGCACAAGCAATCAAGCAGTTTGCAAATGTTGATTTGGTTATTTGCTCATGGGCACCTAACTTTACTGAGAGTGACTTATTGGCAGTTGCAGCATGGAAAAAGTATAATCCTAAGAGCCACCTTCTCTTTGTCGGCGAAAAAAACGGTGCAACTAATTCGCCTGCTTTTTGGCAAACAATGAACCTGCACCATTCACCACAACTGAGAAAGATTAACCAATCGTTTCAAAGTTACGACTTTATTAATGAACAAATATTTGAGATAGAACATGAAATTTAA
- a CDS encoding LBP_cg2779 family protein, with the protein MNHQLEELSDAIIDYQVQHHVTDTDLAFASHLSVEKIHAMKTGEGEFTPEEINQLYDYMAASH; encoded by the coding sequence ATGAATCATCAATTAGAAGAACTATCCGATGCGATTATTGATTATCAAGTACAACATCACGTCACGGATACTGATTTAGCTTTTGCCAGCCACTTATCAGTTGAAAAAATTCATGCAATGAAAACTGGCGAGGGTGAATTCACTCCTGAAGAAATTAATCAGCTTTACGATTACATGGCAGCTAGCCATTAA
- a CDS encoding RsmB/NOP family class I SAM-dependent RNA methyltransferase yields the protein MLNLPAEFTLKYQKLLGKEQAAIMFEAMAQPSKKAFRLNPLKFSQKVSYNCEEPVPEIENAYYGQVAGNDPEWVSGTVYSQDPSAMFPASLMAVKPGDKVLDLCAAPGGKSTALGEQLAGSGLLVANEISATRAKILRENIERWGITNCLITSEDPADLAPQFPQFFDKILVDAPCSGEGMFRKNPDAVNYWSQDYVLVCQKRQQEILTQAVKMLKPGGELVYSTCTYAPEEDEQIVSWLMTEFGFSVEATNLHSAKISHGRPEWGDNQPALKETLRFWPQDDLGEGQFAAKLKLPGSIEQRPVKEKKHKKHRSKLLLTKEQTELAASVLAEFDLPQALLNWREEVRVSQDHVFIPALKTSNLHLKIINNGLELGVLKKNRFEPGHQLAMALSQVKQERIVDLNDDDYVAYLHGETVRVKTDLRGFVLVSAHQLIFSFGKVTGNGVLKNFYPKGLRTLKKG from the coding sequence GTGCTTAACTTACCCGCAGAATTTACACTTAAATATCAAAAGTTACTTGGCAAAGAGCAAGCAGCCATCATGTTTGAAGCAATGGCACAGCCAAGTAAGAAGGCCTTTCGCCTTAACCCACTGAAGTTTTCGCAAAAAGTTTCATATAATTGTGAAGAGCCCGTGCCTGAGATTGAGAATGCTTATTATGGCCAAGTTGCCGGCAATGATCCAGAGTGGGTCAGCGGCACGGTATACTCGCAGGATCCGTCAGCAATGTTCCCAGCTAGTCTCATGGCAGTTAAGCCAGGCGACAAGGTGCTCGACCTATGTGCTGCTCCAGGTGGAAAAAGCACTGCTTTAGGGGAGCAGTTGGCCGGCTCAGGTTTATTAGTTGCTAACGAAATTTCAGCGACGCGGGCTAAGATTTTGCGGGAAAATATTGAGCGCTGGGGTATCACCAATTGCTTAATTACCAGTGAGGATCCAGCAGATTTGGCACCACAATTCCCGCAGTTTTTTGACAAAATCTTAGTTGATGCCCCGTGCAGCGGCGAAGGCATGTTTCGTAAGAATCCGGATGCGGTTAATTATTGGTCACAGGATTATGTGCTGGTTTGTCAAAAGCGCCAACAAGAAATTTTGACCCAAGCCGTTAAGATGCTTAAGCCGGGTGGGGAGTTAGTTTATTCGACTTGTACCTACGCTCCAGAAGAAGATGAACAGATTGTCAGCTGGTTAATGACAGAATTTGGCTTTTCCGTAGAGGCGACGAATTTACATTCTGCTAAGATAAGTCACGGTCGACCTGAATGGGGCGATAATCAGCCAGCCTTGAAGGAGACCCTTCGCTTTTGGCCGCAGGACGATTTAGGTGAAGGGCAGTTTGCAGCCAAGCTAAAATTACCTGGTAGTATTGAACAGCGTCCAGTTAAAGAAAAAAAGCATAAAAAGCACCGCTCGAAATTACTTTTAACAAAAGAACAGACTGAACTAGCAGCTTCAGTTTTGGCTGAATTTGATTTGCCACAAGCATTATTAAACTGGCGTGAGGAAGTGCGCGTTAGCCAAGATCATGTTTTTATTCCTGCACTCAAAACTTCTAACCTGCACCTCAAGATAATTAATAATGGACTTGAATTAGGCGTATTAAAGAAGAACCGTTTTGAGCCGGGACACCAATTAGCAATGGCACTAAGCCAAGTTAAGCAGGAACGGATAGTTGATTTAAATGACGATGACTATGTAGCTTATTTACACGGCGAAACAGTGCGGGTAAAAACGGACTTACGCGGCTTTGTCTTGGTTAGCGCGCACCAGTTAATTTTTAGTTTTGGCAAGGTTACCGGCAACGGTGTCCTCAAGAATTTTTATCCTAAGGGTTTACGAACACTCAAGAAAGGTTAA
- a CDS encoding NAD(P)-dependent alcohol dehydrogenase translates to MQIKAAVLNEQTKDLDLENVVLDDPKSNEVLIKTVASGICHSDIEFQDGGFPIQLPVILGHEGAGIVEKVGPNVTAFKKGDHVAVGFASDGTCKFCRSGLPGSCVNFNKLNTSGGAMGDGTYRLHKQDGQDIGNFFGQSSFGDHIVANVNNLVKVPDDLDLRIAGPLGCGYMTGAGTVLNSLKPEVGSNLAVLGTGSVGLSAVMGAAVSNCKHVIAIDKNDMRLEMAKEFGATETINNTKENMIEEIQKIVGSEGLNYVIDTTGEPDVMKAGLTALTIKGQFAVVAMGTKTIKELSPMIDILSFSKSITGVIEGDSVPQEFIPEMIDLYRSGKFPIDKIVKFYKPEEINQAIKDSVAGTTIKPIIVFDDQYQA, encoded by the coding sequence ATGCAAATTAAAGCGGCTGTTTTAAATGAGCAAACAAAAGATTTAGATTTAGAAAATGTTGTTTTAGATGATCCCAAGAGTAATGAAGTCTTAATTAAGACCGTTGCATCAGGAATTTGTCATAGTGATATTGAATTTCAAGATGGTGGCTTTCCAATCCAATTACCAGTGATTTTGGGACATGAAGGTGCGGGAATTGTTGAAAAAGTAGGACCTAATGTGACCGCTTTTAAGAAGGGCGATCATGTTGCGGTCGGCTTTGCATCAGACGGTACATGTAAGTTTTGCCGTAGTGGCTTGCCCGGATCATGTGTTAACTTTAACAAGCTTAACACTAGTGGTGGTGCAATGGGCGATGGCACCTATCGTTTACACAAGCAGGATGGGCAGGATATTGGTAATTTCTTTGGTCAATCCTCATTTGGCGATCATATAGTAGCTAACGTTAACAATTTAGTTAAAGTTCCCGATGACTTGGACTTAAGAATTGCTGGCCCTCTCGGTTGTGGCTATATGACTGGTGCGGGAACAGTATTGAATTCCTTAAAGCCAGAAGTTGGTTCTAACTTAGCAGTACTAGGGACAGGCTCAGTAGGATTATCAGCCGTAATGGGTGCGGCTGTTTCTAATTGTAAGCACGTAATTGCAATTGACAAGAACGACATGCGCTTAGAAATGGCTAAGGAATTTGGTGCAACAGAGACAATCAACAATACTAAAGAGAATATGATTGAAGAAATTCAAAAAATAGTTGGCTCTGAAGGATTGAATTATGTAATTGATACCACTGGTGAACCTGATGTTATGAAGGCAGGCTTGACCGCTTTAACAATTAAGGGACAATTTGCAGTGGTGGCAATGGGAACCAAGACAATTAAAGAACTTAGTCCAATGATTGATATTCTATCGTTTTCAAAGAGCATTACCGGTGTTATTGAGGGAGACTCTGTCCCGCAAGAATTTATTCCGGAAATGATTGATTTGTACCGTTCAGGTAAATTTCCAATTGATAAGATTGTTAAGTTTTATAAGCCAGAAGAAATTAACCAAGCAATTAAAGATTCAGTTGCAGGTACTACAATTAAACCAATTATTGTTTTTGATGACCAATATCAAGCATAG
- a CDS encoding FAD-dependent oxidoreductase, with protein MIKDGTYQGSAQGHNANIEVTVSVKNSQISAIKVTDHQETALLSDNALKLIPEKIVANQSTAVDAITGATFTSNGILNATRAALTDAGAETTDYSTPEKITKKEHEINTDVVVLGSGLAGLNAAITAKEKGADVVLIEKTGRLGGNSVVSGGFMYATGSKFNKEQDNDPENLLQFYEDFAQKDGGEIDHDLVKTIADNSGAAVDYYADKYGVEFSAMPLGISKKPRTHINFKLGPVAIMAPLLKRIEELQIPVLYDQSSEEIKTDNQQITGVVTVGKYDDYNITCKSVVIAVGGFDGSRKTRDKYAPSAKGTRSMSTPYNDADYLKLTENLHAASEFKDGVMGIMTANYLSVGGAANSLVVLGRTLAVNNLGKRFTKEGQHYSLMYNDALKSDGNRFFWIFDKDNESYKVAANLPEAKKCTSLDDVAQVVGCDKQVIKETVSRYNSFAGKEDSDFGRDDIKPIAQEGPYYVIEGYPTTVAGFGGLKINTNAQVLDVSNKPIAGVYAAGESATGQIFVHTYPSTGTMLTTCTVFGRIAGNNAASYAKNTAL; from the coding sequence ATGATCAAAGACGGAACATATCAAGGAAGTGCCCAGGGGCATAATGCTAATATCGAAGTAACAGTTTCTGTAAAGAATAGCCAAATATCAGCAATCAAAGTGACTGATCATCAAGAAACAGCACTGCTTTCAGATAATGCGCTAAAATTAATTCCTGAAAAAATTGTTGCTAATCAGTCAACTGCAGTTGATGCAATAACTGGTGCAACTTTTACTTCAAACGGTATTTTAAATGCGACTAGAGCTGCTTTAACTGATGCCGGAGCAGAAACAACTGATTATTCTACTCCAGAAAAAATCACTAAGAAAGAACATGAAATTAATACAGATGTAGTCGTTTTGGGTTCAGGACTGGCAGGATTAAATGCGGCCATCACAGCTAAAGAAAAGGGAGCAGATGTTGTTTTAATTGAAAAGACGGGACGCTTGGGCGGTAATTCCGTTGTTTCAGGCGGCTTCATGTACGCTACTGGTAGTAAATTTAATAAGGAACAAGATAATGATCCTGAAAATTTACTGCAGTTTTATGAGGACTTCGCGCAAAAAGATGGTGGCGAAATCGATCATGATTTAGTTAAAACAATAGCTGATAATTCAGGAGCTGCGGTTGATTATTATGCTGATAAATATGGTGTGGAATTTTCAGCAATGCCGCTAGGAATTTCTAAGAAGCCACGGACACATATCAATTTTAAGCTAGGACCTGTAGCAATTATGGCACCACTTCTTAAACGCATCGAAGAATTGCAGATACCTGTCTTATACGATCAAAGTTCTGAAGAAATTAAAACTGACAATCAACAAATCACAGGTGTAGTTACTGTAGGTAAATATGATGATTATAATATTACATGCAAGTCTGTAGTAATTGCAGTTGGCGGTTTTGATGGTTCGAGAAAAACTCGTGATAAATATGCACCAAGTGCTAAGGGTACTCGTTCAATGTCAACACCATACAATGATGCTGATTATCTTAAGCTTACCGAAAATTTACACGCTGCTTCAGAATTTAAAGACGGTGTAATGGGAATCATGACTGCTAATTATCTATCAGTTGGTGGTGCAGCTAATTCATTAGTTGTCTTAGGCAGAACATTAGCAGTAAATAATTTGGGCAAGCGTTTCACTAAAGAAGGACAACATTATTCTTTAATGTATAATGATGCTCTTAAATCTGATGGCAACAGGTTTTTCTGGATATTTGATAAAGATAATGAATCCTATAAGGTAGCTGCTAACTTGCCGGAAGCAAAAAAATGTACTTCACTGGACGATGTTGCTCAAGTAGTTGGTTGTGATAAGCAAGTGATTAAAGAGACAGTCTCTCGCTATAATTCCTTTGCTGGTAAAGAAGATTCGGATTTTGGTAGAGATGATATTAAGCCGATTGCCCAAGAAGGACCATATTACGTAATCGAAGGCTACCCAACAACTGTTGCTGGGTTTGGCGGTCTAAAGATTAATACAAATGCTCAAGTATTGGATGTTTCTAATAAGCCAATTGCTGGAGTTTATGCAGCTGGTGAATCTGCTACTGGACAAATTTTTGTTCATACTTATCCTTCAACGGGAACAATGCTTACTACTTGTACTGTGTTCGGCAGAATTGCTGGTAATAATGCGGCAAGTTATGCTAAAAATACGGCACTTTAA
- a CDS encoding Nif3-like dinuclear metal center hexameric protein, with translation MTKVKDIVARLRQDFPEEIASQGDPVGLQIGSLEQPVTKVLTTLDVRPQVVTEAINQGANLIISHHPLMFHPARNLDFADPQNAMYGQIIAHGITVYSIHTNSDKAQNGSSDWQAAELGLTDVEPFCLDDDGIAIGRKGKLPQAMTAYNFAYYVKQKMNIKMARLITADNQQLISTVGFICGDGGKYWHQAVDEGLDAFITGDVYYHTGHDMISAGLTVVDPGHYTEKLFKYRVFDLLQKWNTELNWQVQVAVSQVSTNPFQDLI, from the coding sequence ATGACCAAAGTTAAAGATATTGTTGCTCGTTTGCGGCAAGACTTTCCCGAAGAAATTGCTAGTCAGGGTGACCCAGTCGGACTACAGATTGGCTCGCTCGAGCAACCAGTTACCAAGGTACTGACTACACTTGACGTGCGGCCGCAAGTTGTTACTGAGGCAATTAATCAAGGAGCTAATTTGATTATTAGCCACCATCCGTTAATGTTTCACCCAGCACGGAATTTAGACTTTGCGGATCCACAAAATGCCATGTACGGTCAGATTATTGCACATGGCATTACTGTTTATTCAATTCATACTAATTCTGATAAGGCGCAAAATGGTTCCAGTGATTGGCAGGCAGCAGAACTGGGATTAACTGATGTTGAACCGTTCTGCTTGGACGATGATGGGATTGCCATTGGCCGCAAAGGCAAACTGCCGCAAGCAATGACTGCTTATAATTTTGCTTATTATGTCAAGCAAAAAATGAATATCAAAATGGCACGGCTAATTACTGCTGATAACCAGCAGCTGATTTCTACAGTTGGCTTTATTTGTGGTGATGGCGGTAAATACTGGCACCAAGCAGTTGATGAAGGGCTAGATGCCTTTATTACAGGCGACGTTTATTATCATACTGGCCACGATATGATTTCTGCAGGGTTAACGGTAGTTGATCCGGGGCATTATACTGAAAAATTATTTAAGTATCGGGTCTTTGACTTGCTGCAAAAATGGAATACTGAGCTAAATTGGCAAGTACAAGTTGCCGTTTCTCAGGTTTCTACTAATCCGTTTCAAGATTTAATTTAA
- a CDS encoding NADPH-dependent oxidoreductase, whose translation MNDFIQKMTQHVSVRSFVDEALPAATKQELLKAANSASSSNFVQAFSIIEITDEQKRQRLGEIANCPEYVVHSGAFYVFVADLYRQKCLLEQAKLSLAGIKNMEALLVSVVDATIAAQNMAVAAEGLDLGICYIGGIRNDLEQVSEILELPEFTVPILGMTIGVPTKKNEVKPRMALEQKVAQNIYDKTKFTDLSNYQQVTAEYYAARNSNQQQTDWLQKNIDFFSEVRRPDVGAFLQKQGFELK comes from the coding sequence GTGAATGATTTTATTCAAAAAATGACACAACATGTATCCGTCCGTTCATTTGTCGATGAAGCTTTGCCAGCTGCAACTAAACAAGAGCTACTCAAGGCTGCTAATAGTGCATCATCGTCGAATTTTGTCCAGGCATTTTCAATCATTGAAATTACGGACGAGCAAAAACGCCAACGATTAGGTGAAATTGCCAATTGTCCAGAATATGTGGTGCACAGTGGTGCCTTTTACGTTTTCGTTGCGGATTTGTACCGGCAAAAGTGTCTTTTAGAACAAGCCAAGCTATCACTGGCAGGCATTAAAAATATGGAAGCACTGTTAGTCAGTGTAGTTGATGCAACGATTGCAGCACAGAATATGGCAGTTGCAGCTGAAGGACTTGATTTGGGAATTTGTTATATCGGGGGGATTCGGAATGATTTGGAACAAGTCAGTGAAATCCTAGAATTACCAGAGTTTACTGTGCCTATTTTAGGGATGACAATCGGCGTTCCGACTAAGAAGAATGAGGTCAAGCCGCGAATGGCACTCGAGCAAAAAGTTGCCCAAAATATCTACGACAAAACAAAGTTCACTGATTTAAGTAATTATCAGCAGGTGACTGCTGAATATTATGCTGCTCGGAATAGTAACCAGCAGCAAACCGACTGGCTGCAGAAGAATATTGATTTCTTTAGCGAGGTAAGAAGGCCTGATGTGGGGGCATTTTTGCAAAAACAAGGTTTTGAATTGAAATAG
- a CDS encoding ABC transporter ATP-binding protein, which translates to MKNVLEIKDVTYKKNQKLILKDVNLTLQPGKIVALLGENGAGKTTLMRIISGMAKNYRGSVKIDGFDKDAEKKAHLSFTDGLTGFSDSTKIKAVVDFYEVVYQDFDKDEFEQLRKFMKLDPEMRLSQLSRGMREKLVIALTFARKADLYLLDEPFGGIDAMARKKIINSIILWKNDDATILISDHFVNEIASLLDEVVVIKDQTIFAHKSADEIRNNHESIEQYYEGLYDGEEED; encoded by the coding sequence ATGAAAAATGTACTTGAAATCAAGGATGTAACTTATAAGAAGAATCAAAAATTGATTTTAAAAGATGTCAATTTAACTTTGCAACCCGGTAAAATCGTTGCTCTTCTTGGGGAAAACGGTGCTGGTAAAACTACGCTGATGCGGATTATCAGTGGCATGGCCAAAAATTACCGTGGCAGTGTGAAAATTGATGGCTTTGACAAGGACGCCGAGAAAAAAGCACATTTATCATTTACTGATGGTTTAACGGGCTTCAGTGATTCAACCAAAATTAAGGCGGTCGTTGACTTTTACGAAGTTGTCTACCAAGATTTTGACAAGGACGAATTTGAGCAATTGCGTAAGTTCATGAAGCTTGACCCTGAGATGCGCTTGAGTCAGTTGTCACGGGGAATGCGCGAAAAACTGGTAATTGCCCTGACTTTTGCTCGTAAGGCTGACTTATATTTGCTTGATGAGCCATTTGGTGGGATTGATGCAATGGCGCGTAAAAAGATTATTAATTCGATTATTCTTTGGAAGAATGACGACGCAACAATCTTGATTTCCGACCATTTTGTTAATGAAATTGCATCGCTGCTTGATGAAGTAGTCGTTATCAAGGACCAAACTATTTTTGCTCACAAATCAGCTGATGAAATTCGTAATAATCATGAGAGTATCGAGCAGTATTATGAAGGCCTTTACGATGGAGAAGAGGAAGATTAA